TCGCACTCGTGCCCGCGACGCTGACCTCGCTGACGGAAGACCACCCCAGACTCACGGTGCAGTTCACCCAGGCCGAACCCGAAGTCGCGCTCCCCGGTCTGCTGGCCCGCGAGTTCGATCTGGTCTGCGGCGAGAACTACCTCGACTTTCCGACCAGCCGTTCGAGCGAGATGCACTTCGATGTGGTTGCCGAAGACCCCATCCGCGTCGCGTTCCTGGACCCGCCCGAGGGACGCGAACCGAGCGAGGCGGTTCTTACGGATCTTGCCGACCACCCCTGGGTTCTGGAGCCAGAAGGCAGTCCAGGGCGCGCCTGGGCCACGGCCACCTGCCGCCAAGCCGGCTTCGAACCAAGAGTGGCCCACGAGACCTCTGACGTACTGGTGCAGGCGCGGCTCGTCGCGAGTGGCCACGCGGTGGCGTTCCTGCCGGACCTCACCTGGTTCGACCGTGAGCCGAGTTTCCACCTGCGCCAGATGGCGGCCTCCCACGTGCGGCAGATCGTCACGACCTGCCGGGTCGGCTCGCACCGCAACCCCGCGCTCGTGGCGGTGCGTGGCGCGCTCCGAGACGCCTATCAGCACAGCAGGCCCAGCATCACCGATCGTTAGGGCCTACAGCTCGCCTACTGACTGGTCCTGCGTTCGGCAGAACGATAAGTATTGCTGCACGGTTCCCTC
This genomic stretch from Streptomyces deccanensis harbors:
- a CDS encoding LysR family transcriptional regulator — encoded protein: MRLLRELARRGTVTSVAAALAYSPSAVSQQLAVLEEEIGTRLFEPDGRRIRLTEQAHILVAYTAAVLEQLERAETDILASLDNVVGTIRLATVQTAALALVPATLTSLTEDHPRLTVQFTQAEPEVALPGLLAREFDLVCGENYLDFPTSRSSEMHFDVVAEDPIRVAFLDPPEGREPSEAVLTDLADHPWVLEPEGSPGRAWATATCRQAGFEPRVAHETSDVLVQARLVASGHAVAFLPDLTWFDREPSFHLRQMAASHVRQIVTTCRVGSHRNPALVAVRGALRDAYQHSRPSITDR